A section of the Streptomyces sp. V3I8 genome encodes:
- a CDS encoding DUF4232 domain-containing protein, with the protein MSATSPGPFRSAALFCLLVLTANGCGLSAELDREANPGRTPTPTPSPAVVKPSPPPPDATPAPSPSVPGRQVKGCPKSGLRFAADRGDAAMGLRAMGLDVTNCGDRPYTLNGYPAVTVLDGSGDPFPGVRTVEGTDQVPMAPEDPGPRPLTLAPGRSAHAALYWRMHNTPGVYLRVAPRQGDTTVTVQPPYPLDIGPENVLGTTAWQPSQAR; encoded by the coding sequence GTGAGTGCGACAAGCCCGGGGCCGTTCCGCAGCGCCGCCCTGTTCTGCCTGCTGGTGCTGACGGCGAACGGATGCGGCCTCTCCGCCGAGTTGGACCGCGAGGCCAACCCCGGCCGCACCCCCACGCCGACGCCGAGCCCGGCGGTGGTGAAACCGTCGCCCCCGCCCCCGGACGCGACCCCCGCGCCGTCCCCGTCCGTCCCCGGTCGGCAGGTGAAGGGCTGCCCGAAGTCCGGTCTGCGTTTCGCGGCCGACCGGGGCGATGCCGCGATGGGGCTGCGCGCCATGGGCCTCGACGTCACCAACTGCGGTGACCGTCCGTACACGTTGAACGGCTATCCGGCCGTCACCGTCCTCGACGGCTCGGGCGACCCGTTCCCCGGCGTGCGGACCGTCGAGGGCACGGACCAGGTGCCCATGGCACCGGAGGACCCCGGCCCCCGGCCGCTCACCCTCGCCCCCGGCCGGAGCGCGCACGCGGCCCTGTACTGGCGCATGCACAACACGCCCGGCGTGTACCTCCGCGTCGCCCCGCGACAGGGTGACACCACCGTGACCGTCCAGCCTCCGTACCCGCTCGACATCGGCCCCGAGAACGTGCTGGGGACGACGGCCTGGCAGCCCTCGCAAGCCCGCTAG
- a CDS encoding NAD(P)/FAD-dependent oxidoreductase: MLDAVVVGAGPNGLTAAVELARRGFSVAVFEARDTVGGGARTEELTLPGFRHDPCSAAHPLGINSPAFRAMPLARYGLDWLQPELPMAHPFLDGTAAVLSRSVAETAASFGPRDAGTYRRLVEPFTHRWDDLVRDFMALPLSALPRDPVTLARFGLAGLPPATWLMRRFRDERARTLFAGLVAHVMAPLGGFATGAVGLVFALAAHARGWPVARGGSQAISDALTAYLKDLGGAVHTDYEVKRLDDLPPARAYVFDTSPTALSRIAGFGRYYEHYRYGSGVFKIDYALDGPVPWTAEEARRAGTVQIGADSGEIGAALRAASKEGRAPDAPFLITVQPSVVDPSRAPEGKHVFWAYAHVPSGWTGDLTDTVERQLERFAPGFRDRVLARATAGPPELAARNANYVGGDIGCGAASGLQLLLRPRLSLFPYDTPHPAVFICSSATPPGPGVHGMSGHNAAKAVWKRLRRS, translated from the coding sequence ATGCTCGATGCCGTCGTGGTGGGTGCGGGACCGAACGGACTGACCGCTGCCGTGGAGCTGGCCCGCCGCGGCTTCTCCGTGGCCGTCTTCGAAGCCCGCGACACCGTCGGGGGAGGCGCCCGCACCGAGGAGCTGACCCTGCCCGGCTTCCGGCACGACCCGTGCTCGGCCGCGCACCCCCTGGGCATCAACTCGCCCGCCTTCCGGGCGATGCCCCTGGCCCGGTACGGACTGGACTGGCTCCAGCCCGAACTGCCCATGGCGCACCCCTTCCTGGACGGCACGGCCGCCGTGCTCTCGCGGTCCGTGGCCGAGACGGCCGCCTCGTTCGGACCGCGCGACGCGGGCACGTACCGCAGGCTGGTGGAGCCCTTCACCCACCGGTGGGACGACCTGGTACGGGACTTCATGGCGCTGCCGCTCAGCGCGCTGCCCCGCGACCCGGTCACCCTCGCCCGGTTCGGCCTGGCCGGCCTGCCGCCCGCGACCTGGCTGATGCGGCGGTTCCGCGACGAGCGGGCCAGGACCCTGTTCGCGGGGCTGGTCGCGCACGTCATGGCCCCGCTGGGCGGCTTCGCCACCGGCGCCGTCGGCCTCGTCTTCGCACTGGCCGCGCACGCGCGCGGCTGGCCCGTCGCCCGCGGCGGTTCCCAGGCCATCTCGGACGCGCTGACCGCGTACCTCAAGGACCTGGGCGGGGCCGTCCACACCGACTACGAGGTCAAGCGCCTCGACGACCTGCCGCCCGCGCGCGCGTACGTCTTCGACACCTCACCCACCGCGCTGAGCCGTATCGCGGGCTTCGGGCGCTACTACGAGCACTACCGCTACGGATCGGGCGTCTTCAAGATCGACTACGCCCTCGACGGGCCGGTGCCGTGGACCGCCGAGGAGGCCCGCCGGGCCGGCACCGTGCAGATCGGCGCGGACAGCGGGGAGATCGGCGCCGCCCTGCGCGCGGCCTCAAAGGAAGGGCGGGCGCCCGACGCGCCGTTCCTGATCACCGTGCAGCCCAGTGTCGTGGACCCGTCCAGGGCGCCGGAGGGCAAGCACGTGTTCTGGGCGTACGCGCACGTCCCGAGCGGCTGGACCGGGGACCTCACGGACACCGTCGAGCGCCAGCTGGAGCGGTTCGCACCCGGCTTCCGCGACCGTGTCCTCGCCCGCGCCACGGCCGGCCCGCCCGAACTCGCCGCCCGCAACGCCAACTACGTGGGCGGTGACATCGGCTGCGGCGCGGCCTCCGGCCTGCAGCTCCTGCTGCGCCCCCGGCTGTCGCTGTTCCCGTACGACACCCCGCACCCGGCGGTGTTCATCTGCTCCTCGGCCACCCCGCCCGGCCCCGGCGTGCACGGCATGTCGGGGCACAACGCCGCGAAGGCCGTATGGAAGAGGCTGCGCCGCTCATGA
- a CDS encoding inositol monophosphatase family protein, giving the protein MIEHMETIDEFLAHRTADVEAAIRRAAATEIMPRFRQLAAHEVDQKSGPHDLVTDADRKAELYLTEVLGKLLPGSVVVGEEAVHADPATYGAIQGDAPVWIVDPVDGTRQFVHGDPGFCTLVALVRHGVLLASWTYAPARDQLAVAVRGRGALLDGVPLRAGSPAPGAVLEVATSHPDYTTDDQKHALLGLRTDGVAPRPCGSAGLEYLAVARGKLDATAFSWEAAWDHAAGILLVEEAGGVHLTLSGEPFRTTGGNTLPFTAARDAATARRVVELLSQGDA; this is encoded by the coding sequence ATGATCGAACACATGGAAACCATCGACGAGTTTCTCGCACACCGCACCGCCGACGTCGAGGCGGCGATCCGCAGGGCGGCCGCCACCGAGATCATGCCGCGCTTCCGGCAGCTCGCGGCGCACGAGGTGGACCAGAAGAGCGGCCCGCACGACCTGGTCACGGACGCCGACCGCAAGGCCGAGCTGTACCTCACCGAGGTGCTGGGCAAGCTGCTGCCCGGCTCGGTCGTGGTCGGCGAGGAAGCGGTCCACGCCGACCCGGCGACGTACGGGGCGATCCAGGGCGACGCGCCCGTCTGGATAGTCGACCCGGTCGACGGCACCCGCCAGTTCGTGCACGGCGACCCCGGTTTCTGCACACTGGTCGCGCTCGTGCGGCACGGAGTCCTGCTGGCGTCCTGGACGTACGCGCCGGCCCGCGACCAACTCGCCGTCGCCGTACGGGGCCGGGGAGCCCTGCTCGACGGTGTGCCGCTGCGCGCCGGTTCACCCGCCCCCGGCGCCGTTCTCGAAGTCGCCACGTCCCACCCGGACTACACGACGGACGACCAGAAGCACGCGCTCCTCGGCCTGCGCACGGACGGCGTCGCCCCGCGGCCCTGCGGCTCGGCCGGTCTGGAGTACCTGGCCGTCGCGCGCGGCAAGTTGGACGCCACCGCGTTCTCCTGGGAGGCCGCCTGGGACCACGCGGCGGGGATCCTGCTCGTCGAGGAGGCGGGCGGCGTGCACCTGACGCTCTCGGGGGAGCCGTTCCGCACGACCGGCGGCAACACGCTCCCGTTCACGGCGGCACGCGACGCGGCCACGGCCCGCCGCGTGGTGGAGCTGCTGTCGCAGGGCGACGCCTGA
- a CDS encoding sensor histidine kinase: MDADQVTRKRLADVALAVVIGVVTVTAAAFDEDTTPLDQALIVAGSLALAAYRTAPRAVLAVTTAALGVHVLHAQPGPSSALPVLAAVHTAAQAGHRGVGAAAGAVLLGAYLAAGPMTHGTVERTALLAGWFLCAVVTGLAGRNWQAYLRQTEQRALEAERTREEAALRRAGEERLRIARELHDSLTHSISIVKLQAGVAVHLARKRGEEIPPALLAIQEAGGEAMRELRATLDVLRTDEPTGTPALLVERARAAGLAVDLTVTGRERPLAATVDRAAYRIVQEALTNAARHAGPAEVTVRLDYGETELTVRVDDDGCAEPCRPPVEGIGLTGMRERVTALGGTLHAAPREEGGFRVRAGLPLEHA, encoded by the coding sequence ATGGACGCGGACCAGGTCACCCGCAAGCGGCTCGCCGACGTGGCGCTCGCCGTCGTGATCGGCGTCGTCACGGTGACCGCGGCGGCCTTCGACGAGGACACCACACCGCTCGACCAGGCCCTGATCGTGGCGGGTTCGCTCGCGCTGGCCGCGTACCGCACAGCGCCCCGCGCGGTGCTCGCCGTCACCACGGCGGCCCTGGGCGTCCATGTACTGCACGCCCAGCCCGGACCGTCGTCCGCCCTCCCCGTGCTGGCCGCCGTCCACACCGCCGCGCAGGCGGGACACCGCGGCGTGGGCGCGGCCGCCGGAGCCGTCCTCCTCGGCGCGTACCTCGCGGCGGGCCCCATGACGCACGGCACCGTCGAGCGGACCGCCCTGCTCGCGGGCTGGTTCCTGTGCGCCGTCGTCACGGGCCTCGCGGGCCGCAACTGGCAGGCGTACCTCCGCCAGACGGAACAGCGCGCCCTGGAGGCCGAGCGCACCCGCGAGGAGGCGGCCCTGCGCCGGGCCGGTGAGGAACGCCTGCGGATAGCCCGCGAGTTGCACGACTCCCTGACCCACAGCATCTCGATCGTCAAGCTCCAGGCGGGCGTCGCCGTCCACCTGGCGCGCAAGCGCGGCGAGGAGATACCCCCGGCCCTGCTCGCCATCCAGGAGGCCGGCGGGGAGGCCATGCGCGAACTGCGCGCCACCCTGGACGTGCTGCGCACCGACGAGCCGACGGGGACGCCCGCGCTGCTCGTGGAGCGCGCCCGCGCGGCGGGCCTCGCCGTCGACCTGACCGTGACGGGCCGCGAGCGCCCGCTGGCGGCGACCGTGGACCGGGCCGCGTACCGCATCGTCCAGGAAGCGCTCACGAACGCCGCCCGTCACGCCGGACCCGCCGAGGTCACCGTGCGACTCGACTACGGGGAGACCGAGTTGACGGTACGCGTCGACGACGACGGCTGCGCCGAGCCGTGCCGGCCGCCCGTCGAGGGCATCGGACTCACCGGCATGCGCGAACGGGTCACCGCGCTCGGCGGCACCCTGCACGCGGCGCCGCGTGAGGAAGGCGGCTTCCGGGTGCGGGCGGGCCTGCCGCTGGAGCACGCGTGA
- a CDS encoding carboxymuconolactone decarboxylase family protein translates to MSLPFTTTPFRHTEPPPPRSATGRTAEVHRQIARDFGIEAPPTFVVLSSSPDLLAATWALMRESLLAGDGSRTGKELAALGVSRANRCPFCVDAHTVLLHATGDHALAERLARGGTPEKEVQARMVAWGEATRVPGSPELTPPPFFVRHTAAYVGTALSFHFINRIVSALLTENLLPGNVQRFRPVRSLVGRSVARTLRRRLVPGTSLALLDGDAGPGPDWAAGTAVGPAYAALRTAATAGAGLLTGADRSLVRQTVALWDGTHQPLVWDALPDRADRPGARLAILAALAPYRITDEDVAAWKKPPYTDRCLVRLIAYGAFTAVDRIERALPLEAAVPATPAVPGATGATGAAGAAAGRQEP, encoded by the coding sequence ATGTCCCTGCCGTTCACGACCACGCCCTTCCGCCACACCGAGCCCCCGCCGCCCAGGTCGGCCACCGGCCGCACCGCCGAGGTCCACCGGCAGATCGCGCGGGACTTCGGGATCGAGGCTCCCCCGACCTTCGTCGTCCTGTCCTCCTCGCCCGACCTGCTCGCCGCCACCTGGGCGCTGATGCGCGAGTCGCTGCTCGCGGGCGACGGCAGCCGCACCGGCAAGGAGCTGGCCGCCCTCGGGGTGTCCCGCGCCAACAGGTGCCCGTTCTGCGTGGACGCGCACACCGTCCTGCTGCACGCCACCGGTGACCACGCCCTCGCCGAGCGCCTGGCCCGCGGCGGCACCCCCGAGAAGGAGGTGCAGGCGCGCATGGTGGCCTGGGGCGAGGCGACCCGCGTCCCGGGCAGCCCGGAACTCACCCCGCCGCCCTTCTTCGTCCGGCACACCGCCGCGTACGTGGGCACGGCCCTGTCGTTCCACTTCATCAACCGGATCGTCTCGGCCCTGCTGACCGAGAACCTGCTGCCGGGCAACGTCCAGCGGTTCAGGCCGGTCCGCTCCCTCGTCGGCCGTTCCGTGGCGAGGACCCTGCGCCGGCGCCTCGTCCCGGGCACGAGCCTCGCCCTCCTCGACGGCGACGCGGGCCCCGGCCCGGACTGGGCGGCCGGGACGGCGGTCGGCCCGGCGTACGCGGCACTGCGGACGGCGGCCACCGCGGGCGCCGGACTGCTCACCGGGGCCGACCGGTCCCTCGTACGGCAGACCGTGGCGCTCTGGGACGGTACGCACCAGCCGCTGGTGTGGGACGCCCTGCCCGACCGCGCCGACCGGCCCGGGGCCCGGCTGGCGATACTGGCCGCGCTGGCTCCGTACCGGATCACCGACGAGGACGTGGCCGCCTGGAAGAAGCCGCCGTACACGGACCGCTGCCTGGTGCGGCTGATCGCGTACGGCGCGTTCACGGCCGTGGACCGCATCGAGCGGGCGCTGCCCCTGGAAGCCGCCGTACCCGCCACACCCGCCGTACCCGGAGCGACCGGAGCGACCGGTGCGGCCGGTGCGGCCGCCGGCCGACAGGAACCGTAG
- a CDS encoding response regulator transcription factor, translating into MIRVALIDDQALMRAGFRALLEAEEGIEVVGEAADGEQGVALVRAQVPDIALVDVQMPVMTGIEATRRIAADPLLSGVRVVMLTNYGLDEYVFEALRAGASGFLLKDTEPADLLQAIEVVTRGEALLSPSVTRTLIGEFVARPPDRAAAPGLECLTRREREVTALAARGLTNEEIAAHMVISPFTAKTHISRAMTKLGARDRAQLVVFAYESGLVTARGRAQ; encoded by the coding sequence GTGATCCGCGTCGCGCTCATCGACGACCAGGCCCTCATGCGGGCCGGGTTCCGGGCCCTCCTGGAGGCCGAGGAGGGCATCGAGGTGGTCGGTGAGGCGGCCGACGGCGAGCAGGGGGTGGCGCTGGTGCGCGCACAGGTGCCGGACATCGCCCTCGTCGACGTCCAGATGCCGGTGATGACGGGCATCGAGGCGACCCGCCGGATCGCCGCCGACCCGCTGCTGTCCGGCGTGCGCGTGGTGATGCTGACCAACTACGGCCTCGACGAGTACGTCTTCGAGGCCCTGCGGGCCGGTGCCAGCGGCTTCCTGCTCAAGGACACCGAGCCGGCGGACCTGCTCCAGGCCATCGAGGTCGTCACGCGCGGCGAGGCCCTGCTGTCGCCGTCGGTCACCCGCACGCTGATCGGCGAGTTCGTGGCCCGGCCCCCCGACCGGGCGGCGGCGCCCGGCCTGGAGTGCCTCACCCGCCGCGAACGTGAGGTCACCGCGCTCGCCGCCCGCGGACTCACCAACGAGGAGATCGCCGCGCACATGGTCATCAGCCCCTTCACCGCCAAGACGCACATCAGCCGCGCGATGACCAAGCTCGGCGCCCGGGACCGCGCCCAACTGGTGGTGTTCGCCTACGAGTCGGGGCTGGTCACGGCGCGGGGGCGGGCGCAGTGA
- a CDS encoding NCS1 family nucleobase:cation symporter-1 → MTETVPTGPPISQSADTEGRIELSPGVFPADSPFANEDLRPVPVAERTWTTYNFAALWISMAHCIPSWTLASGLVALGMDWKQAVFTIALANVIVLLPMLATGHAGPKYGIPFPVLARASFGLRGANVPALIRAAVACGWFGIQTWIGGSGIFALGSKLTGGEWEKAGRIAGNPWPLWLCFLLFWAVQIAIIYRGMDFLRRFENWAAPVVIVGAFALLIWIAVKADGFGALLDQPSELGWGADFWPVFFPSLMGMIGFWATLSLNIPDFTRFGASQKAQTWGQSLGLPTTMTLFAILAVLVTSGSEAVYGEAIWDPVALAAKTDSAFGLLFALFIVLIATISVNIAANVVSPAYDLSNLAPKFINFRTGALITGVVGILIFPWKLISTPEFYIFTWLGVVGGLLGTVAGILIADYWIVRRTVLHLADLYTPGGRYWYTNGWNWRAVLAFVVGGVLAVGGSYSTVDAEGAKLGPFPVDGLVPFLKPLADYGWAVGVASSLVLYVALMAPLARAEREESAREVA, encoded by the coding sequence ATGACCGAAACCGTCCCCACGGGGCCACCGATATCCCAGTCCGCCGACACCGAGGGGCGGATCGAACTCAGCCCCGGGGTTTTTCCCGCCGACAGCCCCTTCGCCAACGAGGATCTGCGTCCCGTCCCGGTCGCCGAGCGCACGTGGACGACGTACAACTTCGCGGCGCTGTGGATCTCCATGGCGCACTGCATCCCCAGCTGGACCCTGGCCTCCGGTCTGGTCGCCCTCGGCATGGACTGGAAGCAGGCCGTCTTCACGATCGCGCTGGCCAACGTCATCGTGCTGCTGCCGATGCTGGCCACCGGGCACGCGGGACCCAAGTACGGGATCCCCTTCCCCGTGCTGGCCCGGGCCTCCTTCGGGCTGCGCGGGGCCAACGTGCCGGCGCTCATCCGGGCGGCCGTGGCCTGCGGGTGGTTCGGCATCCAGACCTGGATCGGCGGCAGCGGCATCTTCGCCCTCGGGTCCAAGCTGACCGGCGGGGAGTGGGAGAAGGCAGGGCGGATCGCGGGCAACCCCTGGCCGCTGTGGCTGTGCTTCCTGCTCTTCTGGGCCGTGCAGATCGCGATCATCTACCGCGGAATGGACTTCCTGCGGCGCTTCGAGAACTGGGCCGCGCCCGTGGTGATCGTCGGTGCGTTCGCGCTGCTGATCTGGATCGCCGTCAAGGCCGACGGCTTCGGCGCGCTGCTCGACCAGCCCTCGGAGCTGGGCTGGGGCGCCGACTTCTGGCCGGTCTTCTTCCCGTCCCTGATGGGCATGATCGGCTTCTGGGCCACGCTGTCGCTCAACATCCCCGACTTCACCCGTTTCGGCGCCAGCCAGAAGGCACAGACCTGGGGGCAGAGTCTGGGGCTGCCGACGACGATGACGCTCTTCGCGATCCTCGCCGTGCTGGTCACCTCCGGCTCGGAGGCCGTCTACGGAGAGGCCATCTGGGACCCGGTGGCTCTGGCGGCCAAGACGGACAGCGCCTTCGGTCTGCTCTTCGCGCTCTTCATCGTGCTGATCGCCACGATCTCCGTGAACATCGCGGCGAACGTGGTCTCACCGGCGTACGACCTGTCCAACCTGGCGCCGAAGTTCATCAACTTCCGTACCGGCGCGCTGATCACGGGTGTCGTCGGCATCCTGATCTTCCCCTGGAAGCTGATCTCCACCCCGGAGTTCTACATCTTCACCTGGCTCGGGGTGGTCGGCGGTCTGCTCGGCACGGTCGCCGGCATCCTGATCGCCGACTACTGGATCGTCCGCCGTACGGTCCTGCACCTCGCGGACCTCTACACGCCCGGCGGACGCTACTGGTACACGAACGGCTGGAACTGGCGGGCGGTGCTGGCCTTCGTGGTCGGCGGAGTCCTGGCCGTCGGCGGCTCGTACTCGACCGTCGACGCCGAGGGGGCGAAGCTCGGCCCGTTCCCGGTCGACGGACTCGTCCCGTTCCTCAAGCCGCTCGCCGACTACGGATGGGCGGTCGGCGTCGCCTCGTCGCTCGTCCTGTACGTCGCGCTGATGGCGCCCCTGGCACGGGCCGAACGGGAGGAGTCCGCACGCGAAGTCGCCTGA
- a CDS encoding gamma-glutamyltransferase family protein: MFTTRPTLQGTFGMVSSTHWLASQSAMAVLEDGGNAFDAAVAAGFVLHVVEPHLNGPAGEVPVLLAPAGGEVRVLCGQGVAPAAATVAHYRGLGLDLVPGTGPLAAAVPGAFDAWMLLLRDHGTKSLADVLKYAVGYAEDGHAPVERVGETVGTVRELFATEWTSSAEVYLPGGEPPRPGELFRNPALAATWRRLIAEATEEAAAVTKTAAVTEGSTLTQTSGAAREQRGARETAAPAAGVRVAEIEAARRIWREGFIAEALVRQAGRPTLDTSGERHRGTLTAADLAGWSATYEAPATYDWRGWTLCKAGPWSQGPVLLQQLALLPPELPRYGSAAYVHLLIEGCKLAMADREAWYGDTGEVPPAELLADLLSQEYNAGRRALVGERASYELRPGSPGGRVPRISGHARAVAAGEYVAGPPGAPGAGEPTVAKPPTSPVPGEPEVSADGGTRGDTCHLDVVDRWGNMVAATPSGGWLQSNPVVPELGFPLGTRLQMARLEEGLPDSLAPGRRPRTTLTPSLALRDGVPVMAFGTPGGDQQDQWQLHFFLAVALRAQVRGGLDLQGAIDAPNWHNDSFPGSFHPRGMRPGSVTVESRTDPGVVGELRRRGHDVQIGEAWSEGRLCAVARDPRTGVLSAAANPRGMQGYAVGR, from the coding sequence GTGTTCACGACCCGCCCCACCCTTCAGGGCACCTTCGGAATGGTGTCCTCCACGCACTGGCTCGCCTCGCAGTCGGCGATGGCCGTGCTGGAGGACGGCGGCAACGCGTTCGACGCCGCCGTCGCCGCGGGATTCGTGCTGCACGTCGTCGAGCCGCACCTCAACGGGCCCGCCGGCGAGGTGCCGGTCCTCCTCGCCCCGGCCGGCGGCGAGGTGCGGGTGCTGTGCGGGCAGGGGGTGGCGCCGGCCGCGGCCACGGTCGCCCACTACCGGGGGCTCGGCCTGGACCTCGTGCCAGGCACCGGCCCCCTCGCGGCCGCCGTGCCCGGCGCCTTCGACGCGTGGATGCTGCTCCTGCGCGATCACGGCACGAAGTCCCTGGCGGACGTCCTGAAATACGCCGTCGGGTACGCCGAGGACGGGCACGCGCCCGTGGAGCGCGTCGGCGAGACCGTCGGGACGGTACGCGAGCTCTTCGCGACCGAGTGGACGTCGTCGGCCGAGGTGTACCTGCCCGGCGGGGAGCCCCCGCGGCCGGGCGAGCTGTTCCGCAACCCCGCCCTGGCGGCGACCTGGCGACGACTGATCGCGGAGGCCACGGAGGAGGCGGCGGCGGTCACGAAGACGGCGGCGGTCACGGAGGGGTCGACGCTCACGCAGACGTCCGGAGCCGCCCGGGAGCAGCGGGGCGCCCGGGAGACCGCGGCCCCGGCCGCCGGCGTCCGGGTCGCCGAGATCGAGGCCGCGCGGCGGATCTGGCGGGAGGGGTTCATCGCCGAGGCGCTCGTGCGGCAGGCGGGCCGGCCCACGCTGGACACCAGCGGTGAGCGTCACCGCGGCACGCTGACGGCGGCCGACCTGGCCGGGTGGTCGGCCACGTACGAGGCGCCGGCGACGTACGACTGGCGGGGCTGGACCCTGTGCAAGGCCGGGCCCTGGAGCCAGGGCCCGGTGCTGCTCCAGCAACTGGCCCTGCTGCCGCCCGAGCTGCCGCGGTACGGCTCCGCCGCGTACGTGCACCTGCTCATAGAGGGGTGCAAGCTCGCGATGGCCGACCGGGAGGCCTGGTACGGGGACACGGGCGAGGTGCCCCCGGCCGAGCTGCTGGCCGACCTGCTGTCGCAGGAGTACAACGCCGGGCGGCGGGCGCTGGTGGGGGAGAGGGCCTCGTACGAACTGCGGCCGGGCAGTCCCGGCGGGCGGGTCCCGCGGATCAGCGGGCACGCGCGCGCGGTGGCCGCCGGGGAGTACGTCGCGGGCCCGCCCGGGGCGCCGGGCGCGGGCGAACCCACCGTGGCGAAACCGCCGACGTCCCCCGTGCCCGGCGAACCGGAGGTCTCGGCGGACGGCGGAACCCGGGGCGACACCTGCCACCTCGACGTCGTCGACCGCTGGGGCAACATGGTGGCGGCCACGCCCAGCGGGGGCTGGCTGCAGTCCAACCCCGTCGTGCCCGAGCTGGGCTTCCCGCTCGGCACCCGGCTCCAGATGGCCCGGCTGGAGGAGGGGCTGCCCGACTCCCTTGCTCCGGGCCGCCGTCCGCGCACGACCCTCACGCCGTCGCTCGCGCTGCGGGACGGGGTCCCCGTCATGGCGTTCGGCACGCCCGGCGGCGACCAGCAGGACCAGTGGCAGCTGCACTTCTTCCTGGCCGTCGCCCTGCGCGCGCAGGTGCGCGGGGGCTTGGACCTGCAGGGCGCGATCGACGCCCCGAACTGGCACAACGACAGCTTCCCCGGCTCCTTCCACCCGCGCGGCATGCGCCCCGGCAGTGTGACCGTCGAGTCCCGCACGGACCCCGGGGTCGTCGGGGAACTGCGGCGCCGCGGCCACGACGTCCAGATCGGCGAGGCCTGGTCGGAGGGGCGGCTGTGCGCGGTGGCACGGGACCCGCGGACCGGAGTGCTGTCGGCGGCGGCGAATCCGCGCGGGATGCAGGGGTACGCGGTCGGCCGCTGA
- a CDS encoding TIGR03842 family LLM class F420-dependent oxidoreductase, with translation MDFGLVLQTDPPASRVISLMKRAERNGFTYGWTFDSAVLWQEPFVIYSQILANTTTLKVGPMVTNPGTRAWEVTASTFATLNDMFGNRTVCGIGRGDSAMRVAGRKPNTLARISEAMKVIRALGRGEEADLGGTVVKFPWVGPGAELPVWMAAYGPKALRMTGEEADGFILQLADPYLTEYMVETVRTAAVGAGRDPAEITICVAAPAYVTEDDSPAALAHAREQCRWFGGMVGNHVADLVARYGEHSAAVPEELTDYIKSREGYDYSHHGRSGNPDTRFVPDEIVDRFCLIGTAEQHIAKLNALRALGVDQFALYDMHDAQEAVIEAYGADIIPAVNG, from the coding sequence ATGGACTTCGGACTCGTCCTGCAGACCGACCCACCCGCCTCCCGCGTCATCAGCCTGATGAAGCGGGCCGAGCGCAACGGCTTCACGTACGGCTGGACCTTCGACTCCGCCGTGCTCTGGCAGGAACCCTTCGTGATCTACAGCCAGATCCTCGCCAACACCACGACGTTGAAGGTCGGCCCGATGGTGACGAACCCGGGCACCCGCGCCTGGGAGGTCACCGCCTCGACCTTCGCCACGCTCAACGACATGTTCGGCAACCGCACGGTCTGCGGCATCGGACGCGGCGACTCGGCGATGCGGGTGGCCGGCCGCAAGCCCAACACCCTCGCGCGGATCAGCGAGGCCATGAAGGTGATCCGCGCCCTCGGCCGGGGCGAGGAGGCCGACCTCGGCGGCACGGTGGTCAAGTTCCCGTGGGTCGGACCGGGCGCCGAACTCCCCGTCTGGATGGCCGCGTACGGGCCCAAGGCCCTGAGGATGACCGGTGAGGAGGCCGACGGGTTCATCCTCCAGCTCGCCGACCCGTACCTCACCGAGTACATGGTCGAGACGGTGCGGACCGCGGCGGTCGGAGCGGGACGCGACCCGGCCGAGATCACGATCTGTGTGGCCGCGCCCGCCTACGTCACCGAGGACGACTCGCCCGCGGCGCTCGCCCACGCGCGCGAGCAGTGCCGCTGGTTCGGCGGCATGGTCGGCAACCACGTCGCCGACCTCGTCGCCAGGTACGGCGAGCACTCCGCGGCCGTCCCGGAGGAACTCACCGACTACATCAAGTCCCGCGAGGGCTACGACTACTCCCACCACGGCCGCAGCGGAAACCCGGACACGCGGTTCGTGCCCGACGAGATCGTCGACCGGTTCTGCCTGATCGGCACCGCCGAGCAGCACATCGCGAAACTGAACGCCCTGCGCGCGCTGGGCGTCGACCAGTTCGCCCTGTACGACATGCATGACGCGCAGGAAGCGGTCATCGAGGCGTACGGGGCGGACATCATCCCCGCCGTCAACGGCTGA